One genomic region from Dermacentor variabilis isolate Ectoservices chromosome 6, ASM5094787v1, whole genome shotgun sequence encodes:
- the LOC142584653 gene encoding uncharacterized protein LOC142584653, which produces MPKNQNTLACNLDKKTRTTQDVHFSAPSQLPEVTQTQATSGTRLYHCSAAEIASTSSLATAVSQHVGDNAYEIIGPDDESPQGANDISVAEVSPIPPEVTMTGDTAAIDTETAMSTAAATVYDASSSVSASTAVSEGTAPGLVEQHVCYHCGFFCSAYNSFAQHTKAFHHDCEPVFLCSKCKTKLGVITQYKHHFKICKHITVVASTASPHSDNNVEHMVGHTSSPLEDSRDCQCCC; this is translated from the exons atgccaaaaaatcagaatacattggcatgcaatttggacaaaaaaacta ggacaacccaggacgtgcatttctcagcacccagtcaactgccagaagtgactcaaacacaggccacca gtggcactcggctgtaccactgcagtgctgcggaaattgccagcaccagcagccttgcaacagctgtttcacagcatgtcg gagacaatgcctacgaaattattggccctgatgacgagagccctcaaggggcaaacgacatctctgttgcagaagtgagcccgataccgcctgaagttaccatgacaggtgacacagcagcaatagatacagagacggccatgtctactgcagctgcaacagtgtacgacgcaagcagcagtgtgtcagcatcaacagcagtgtcagaaggaaccgcaccaggcctggtagagcaacatgtgtgttATCACTGTggctttttttgtagtgcatacaactcatttgctcaacatacaaaagcttttcaccatgactgtgagccagtgttcttgtgcagcaagtgcaagactaagttaggtgttataacacagtacaagcatcactttaagatatgcaaacatattacagttgttgcctccacagccagcccacatagcgacaacaatgtggaacacatggtgggacacacctcttccccattagaagatagtagagactgtcagtgttgttgctag